Within Gemmatimonadota bacterium, the genomic segment CCGGCGCGAGCGTGCCGAGCGCGCAGGGGAACGCCGTCGTGCAGTCCCCGCTCGTCGAGACGAACGTCAGCCCGCTCGGCGTCGCACTCGCGACGCTCACGGCGAGCGCGTCCGACGGCCCGTTGTTGGTGATCGTGTAGGTGTACGTGACGTTGTTCCCCGGCACCACCGACGCCGAGCCGGTGGCCGAGATCGCGACATCGGCCTCCGGAACGAGCGCATCGGTCGCGGTCGCGGAGTTGTTGCCCGCCGGATCGTTCGTCCCCACCGGCGCGGTGACCGTCGCCGTGTTGACGAGACTCCCGGTCGCGCTCGCGGCGATGGTCCCCGTCGCGGTGAACGTCACGGTGCCGCCGCTCAGCACGTTCACGCTCGCGCTCAGGTCACCGCTGCCGGTGGCGGCGGGACAGGCGGAGCCGGCGGTCGCCGTGCAGCTCCACGTGACGCTCGTGAGGATCGCCGGGAAGTTGTCGGTGACCGTCGCGCCGGTGACCGCGCTCGGGCCGGCATTGCTCACCGCGATGGTGTAGGTCGCGCTCGCGCCCGGGACCGGCGTCCCCGAGGTGAGCGTCTTGGTGATCGAGAGGTCAGCGGTCGGCGTGATGACGGTGTTGCCGTCGGTCGCGCTGTTGTTCCCCGCGGGATCGTTCGTGCCCACGGGCGCCGTGACCGTCGCCGTGTTGGAGATCGTCCCCGATCCCGAGGCGATGGCCGTGACGGTGAAGGTGGCCGTGCCGCCGGAGAGGAGGCTCACCGACGCCGAGACGTTGCCGGTGCCGCTCGCCGGGCAGCTCGAGCCGGCGCTCGCGACGCAGGTCCAGCTCGCGCTCGTCACGCTCGCCGGGAAGATGTCCGTGACCGTCGCGCCCGTCACGGCGGACGGACCGGCGTTCGACGCGACGATCGTGTAGGTGAGCGTCCCACCCTGGTTCACGCCCGTCACGCCGTCGGTCTTCGTGATCGACAGGTCCGCCGTCGGCGCGATGACGGTGTTCCCGTCGGTCGCCGAGTTGTTCCCCGCGGGATCGTTCACGCCCACCGGGGCGGCGATCGTCGCCGTGTTCGAGATCGTCCCCGACCCGCTCGCGGTGGCCGTGACCGTGAAGGTCGCCGTGCCGCCGGAGAGCAGGTCCACCGTCGCGGCGAGGTTGCCCGAGCCGCTCGCCGGGCAGACGGAGCCGCCGCTGGCCGTGCAGGTCCAGGTCGCGCCCGTGAGCGAGGCCGGGAAGTTGTCCGTGACCGTCGCCCCCGTCACCGCGCTCGGACCCGCGTTCGACGCGACGATGGTGTAGGTGACCGTGCCGTTCTGGTTCACCGCGGTGACGCCGTCGGTCTTGGTGATCGACAGGTCCGCGGTCGGCGTGATGACGGTGTTCGCGTCGGTCGCCGAGTTGTTGCCGGCGGGATCGTTCGTGCCCACCGGCGCGGTGATCGTCGCGGTGTTGGAGATCGTCCCCGACCCGCTCGCCGTCACGGTGACCGTGAAGGTCGCCGTGCCGCCGCTCAGCAGGTCCACGCTCTCGGCGATGTTCCCCGAGCCGCTCGCCGCGCAGCTCGAGCCCGCGCTCGCCACGCAGGTCCAGGTCGCGCCGCTCAGCGCCGCCGGGAGGTTGTCGGTGACCGTCGCCCCGGTGACCGCGCTCGGCCCCGCGTTCGACGCGACGATGGTGTAGGTGAGCGTCCCGTTCTGGTTCACGCTCGTCACGCCGTCGGTCTTGGTGATGCTCAGGTCCGCGGTCGGCGTGATGACCGTGTTCGCGTCGGTCGCGCTGTTGTTGCCCGCGGGATCGTTCACGCCCACCGGCGCGGCGATCGTCGCCGTGTTGGAGATGGTGCCCGACCCGCTCGCCGTCGCCGTGACCGTGAAGGTCGCCGTGCCGCCCGAGAGCAGCGTCACGCTCGCGCTGATGTTCCCGCTCCCGCTCGCCGGGCAGCTCGATCCGGCGCTCGCGCTGCAGGTCCAGGTCGCGCCGGTGAGTGCGGCCGGGAAGTTGTCCGTCACCGTCGCGCCGGTCGCCGTCGACGGCCCCGCGTTCGACGCGACGATCGTGTAGGTGACGGTCCCGTTCTGATTGACGGCGGTGACACCGTCGGTCTTCGTGATCGACAGGTCCGCCGTCGGCGTGATGACGGTGTTGCCGTCCGTCGCCGAGTTGTTGCCGGCCGGGTCGTTCGTGCCCACCGGCGCGGTGATCGTCGCGGTGTTCGAGATCGTCCCCGACCCGCTCGCCGTCGCCGTCACGGTGAAGGTCGCCGAACCGCCGGACAGCAGGTCGACCGTCGCGGCGAGGTTGCCCGAGCCGCTCGCCGGGCAGACCGAGCCCGCGGTCGCGCTGCAGGTCCACGTCGCGCCGCTCAGCGCCGCCGGGAAGTTGTCGGTGACCGTCGCCCCCGTCACCGCGCTCGGCCCCGCGTTCGACGCCACGATCGTGTACGTGACCGTTCCATTCTGGTTCACGCTCGTCACGCCGTCGGTCTTCGTGATCGACAGGTCGGCCGTCGGCGTGATGACCGTGTTGGCATCCGTCGCGCTGTTGTTCCCCGGCGCGTCCGTCACGCCCACCGGCGCCGCGATCGTCGCGGTGTTCGAGATCGTCCCCGACCCGCTCGCCGTCGCCGTCACCGTGAACGTCGCAGTGCCGCCGCTCAGCAGGTCCACGCTCTCGGCGAGGTTCCCCGAGCCGCTCGCCGCGCAGCTCGAGCCGGCGCTCGCCACGCAGGTCCAGCTCGCGCTCGAGAGCGAAGCCGGGAAGTTGTCCGTCACCGTCGCGCCCGTCACCGCGCTCGGCCCCGCGTTCGACGCGACGATCGTGTACGTCACGGTGCCGTTCTGGTTCACGCCGGTCACGCCGTCGGTCTTGGTGATCGACAGGTCCGCCGTCACCACCACCGCGGTGCTCGCCGTCGCGCTGTTGTTCCCCGCCACCGCATCCGTCGTCGCGCTCGACACCGTCGCCGTGTTCTCGATCGGGTCGGGCGTCGTGTACGTCGACGGCACCGCATAGGTCGCGACGATCGTCCGCGTCGCGCCCGGCGCCAGCGTGCCCAGCGCGCAGGGGAACGTGGTCGTGCAGTCGCCCGTCGTGCTCACGAACGTCAGGCCCGACGGCGTCGGGTCGGCGACCGAGACCGTCGTCGCGCTCGAGGGACCGTTGTTGGTGACGGTGATCGTGTAGCTGATGTTCGTGCCCGGCACGATCGTGGGCGGCCCGGTCTTCGAGAGCGCGAGGTCCGCGCTCGGCGCCAGCGTGTTCGCGTCGGTGCTCGTCGCCGGCGTCGGGTCGGTCGTGCCCACCGGCGGCGTCGCGGTCGCCGTGTTCGAGAGCGTCCCCGTCGCCGCGGGATCGATCGTGCCCGTCGCCGTGATCGTGACCGCCCCGCCCGGCGGGAGATCGACGCTCGCCGCGAGGTTGCCGCTGCCCGAGGCCGGGCAGACCGCGCCGCCCGAGGCGACGCAGGTCCAGGTCACGCCGGTGATCGACGCCGGGAAGTTGTCGGTGATGGTCGAGCCGAGCGCCGTGCTGGGTCCGGCGTTCGACGCCGTGATCGTGTAGGTGATCGGGTTGCCCGGCACCGCGCTCGCGGCGCCGTCGGTCTTGGTGATCGTCAGGTCCGCCACCGGCGCGCTCACCGTGGTCGAGACGCTCGCCGTGTTGTTGACCGACGCCGGATCCGCCGTCGTGCTCGAGACCGTCGCCGTGTTCACGATCGGCGCCGGCGTGGTGTAGCCCGCCGGCACCGTGTAGGTGACGACGATCGTGCGCGTGTCGCCCGGCGCGAGCGTGCCGAGCGCGCAGGGGAACGCCGTCGTGCAGTCGCCGCTCGTCGAGACGAACGTCAGCCCGCTCGGCGTCGCGTTCGCCACGCTCACCGCGAGCGCGTCCGACGGGCCGTTGTTGGTGATGGTCAGCGTGTACGTGACGGTGTTGCCGGGCACGACCGACGCCGAGCCGGTCGCGGTGATCGCCACGTCGGCGGACGGCACCAGCGCGTCGCTCGCGGTCGCGCTGTTGTTCCCCGCGGGGTCGTTCGTGCCGACCGGCGCCGCGACGGTCGCCGTGTTGGCCAGCGTGCCGGTCGCGCTCGCCGAGATCGTGCCGGTCGCCGTGAACGTCACCGTGCCGCCGCTCAGCACGTTCACGCTCGCGGCGAGGTTCCCGCTGCCGCTCGCCGCCGGACAGGCCGAGCCGGCGGTGGCCGTGCACGTCCAGGTGACGCCGCTGACGATCGCCGGGAAGTTGTCGGTGACCGTCGCGCCGGTGACCGCGCTCGGGCCGGCGTTGCTCACCGC encodes:
- a CDS encoding DUF11 domain-containing protein, encoding MPGSAATWTIAVSNAGPSAVTGATVTDNFPAIVSGVTWTCTATAGSACPAASGSGNLAASVNVLSGGTVTFTATGTISASATGTLANTATVAAPVGTNDPAGNNSATASDALVPSADVAITATGSASVVPGNTVTYTLTITNNGPSDALAVSVANATPSGLTFVSTSGDCTTAFPCALGTLAPGDTRTIVVTYTVPAGYTTPAPIVNTATVSSTTADPASVNNTASVSTTVSAPVADLTITKTDGAASAVPGNPITYTITASNAGPSTALGSTITDNFPASITGVTWTCVASGGAVCPASGSGNLAASVDLPPGGAVTITATGTIDPAATGTLSNTATATPPVGTTDPTPATSTDANTLAPSADLALSKTGPPTIVPGTNISYTITVTNNGPSSATTVSVADPTPSGLTFVSTTGDCTTTFPCALGTLAPGATRTIVATYAVPSTYTTPDPIENTATVSSATTDAVAGNNSATASTAVVVTADLSITKTDGVTGVNQNGTVTYTIVASNAGPSAVTGATVTDNFPASLSSASWTCVASAGSSCAASGSGNLAESVDLLSGGTATFTVTATASGSGTISNTATIAAPVGVTDAPGNNSATDANTVITPTADLSITKTDGVTSVNQNGTVTYTIVASNAGPSAVTGATVTDNFPAALSGATWTCSATAGSVCPASGSGNLAATVDLLSGGSATFTVTATASGSGTISNTATITAPVGTNDPAGNNSATDGNTVITPTADLSITKTDGVTAVNQNGTVTYTIVASNAGPSTATGATVTDNFPAALTGATWTCSASAGSSCPASGSGNISASVTLLSGGTATFTVTATASGSGTISNTATIAAPVGVNDPAGNNSATDANTVITPTADLSITKTDGVTSVNQNGTLTYTIVASNAGPSAVTGATVTDNLPAALSGATWTCVASAGSSCAASGSGNIAESVDLLSGGTATFTVTVTASGSGTISNTATITAPVGTNDPAGNNSATDANTVITPTADLSITKTDGVTAVNQNGTVTYTIVASNAGPSAVTGATVTDNFPASLTGATWTCTASGGSVCPASGSGNLAATVDLLSGGTATFTVTATASGSGTISNTATIAAPVGVNDPAGNNSATDGNTVIAPTADLSITKTDGVTGVNQGGTLTYTIVASNAGPSAVTGATVTDIFPASVTSASWTCVASAGSSCPASGTGNVSASVSLLSGGTATFTVTAIASGSGTISNTATVTAPVGTNDPAGNNSATDGNTVITPTADLSITKTLTSGTPVPGASATYTIAVSNAGPSAVTGATVTDNFPAILTSVTWSCTATAGSACPAATGSGDLSASVNVLSGGTVTFTATGTIAASATGSLVNTATVTAPVGTNDPAGNNSATATDALVPEADVAISATGSASVVPGNNVTYTYTITNNGPSDALAVSVASATPSGLTFVSTSGDCTTAFPCALGTLAP